A stretch of Vannielia litorea DNA encodes these proteins:
- a CDS encoding lipocalin family protein yields MHRVILVALLLAGCAKTPTPDTYRNPTAPISSIALFDPARIAGEWREVASFRQAGPCLICQARFTTNAEGLALQSVAGTARLVPSGPGRLAVQGLPGDLSEPWWVLWVDADYRTLVIGTPSGRFGAVLDRGRIGPDRMKAATEILDWAGYDTARLRPAQM; encoded by the coding sequence ATGCACCGAGTGATCCTCGTGGCCCTGCTGCTGGCCGGCTGCGCCAAGACGCCCACGCCGGACACGTATCGCAATCCGACCGCGCCGATCAGTTCCATTGCCCTCTTCGATCCCGCCCGGATCGCAGGTGAATGGCGCGAGGTGGCCTCTTTTCGTCAGGCGGGCCCGTGCCTGATCTGCCAGGCGCGGTTCACCACCAACGCGGAGGGTCTGGCACTGCAAAGCGTGGCCGGAACTGCACGGCTCGTGCCCTCGGGGCCGGGGCGCCTTGCGGTGCAGGGGCTTCCGGGCGACCTCTCCGAGCCGTGGTGGGTGCTCTGGGTCGATGCCGACTATCGCACGCTTGTCATCGGCACGCCTTCGGGCCGCTTCGGTGCCGTGCTCGACCGCGGCCGGATCGGACCCGACCGGATGAAGGCGGCGACCGAAATCCTCGATTGGGCTGGCTATGATACCGCGCGCCTGAGGCCCGCTCAGATGTGA
- a CDS encoding aldo/keto reductase yields MKIQTLGKSDLKVPIWCLGTMTFGNQTPEAEGHAQIDAALDAGLCFLDTAEMYPVNPVRAETVGRTEEIIGNWVARSGRRGDVVIATKIVGPSQLVRDGRGITAETLREAVDNSLRRLQTDVIDLFQLHWPQRGSYHFRQHWGFAPEKQDRAATRANMEEVMAEMGRIRAAGKVRHFGTSNESAWGMIRWNQLASETGGPRMETVQNEYSLLCRMYDTDMAEMSHQEEVSLLAYSPLAAGLLTGKYVGGARPEGSRAAINGDLGGRITPRAEAATEAYVGLAARHGVDPVHMALAWAAERPFMGSVIFGATTLSQLAHIIAGMDFALTDELRKGIAEIHRAHPLPF; encoded by the coding sequence ATGAAGATCCAGACGCTCGGCAAGAGCGACCTCAAGGTGCCGATCTGGTGCCTTGGCACCATGACCTTCGGCAACCAGACCCCGGAAGCCGAGGGCCACGCCCAGATCGACGCCGCGCTCGACGCGGGGCTCTGCTTTCTCGACACCGCCGAGATGTATCCGGTCAACCCGGTGCGCGCCGAAACGGTCGGTCGCACCGAGGAGATCATCGGCAACTGGGTCGCCCGGTCGGGCCGCCGGGGCGACGTGGTGATCGCCACCAAGATCGTCGGCCCGAGCCAGCTGGTGCGCGACGGCAGGGGCATCACCGCCGAAACCCTGCGCGAAGCGGTCGACAACTCACTGCGCCGCCTGCAGACCGATGTCATTGATCTCTTTCAACTTCACTGGCCGCAGCGCGGCTCCTACCACTTCCGCCAGCACTGGGGGTTTGCGCCCGAAAAGCAGGATCGCGCCGCGACGCGGGCCAACATGGAAGAGGTGATGGCGGAGATGGGCCGCATCCGGGCCGCCGGCAAGGTCCGCCACTTCGGCACCTCCAACGAGAGCGCCTGGGGCATGATCCGCTGGAACCAGCTCGCCTCCGAAACCGGCGGCCCCCGGATGGAGACGGTGCAGAACGAATACAGCCTGCTCTGCCGGATGTACGATACCGACATGGCCGAGATGTCGCATCAGGAGGAGGTTTCGCTCCTGGCCTACTCGCCGCTCGCTGCAGGCCTTCTGACCGGCAAATATGTCGGCGGTGCGCGTCCGGAGGGCAGCCGCGCCGCGATCAACGGCGACCTTGGCGGCCGCATCACTCCACGTGCCGAAGCGGCGACCGAGGCCTATGTGGGGCTGGCCGCGCGGCACGGGGTCGATCCGGTCCACATGGCGTTGGCCTGGGCCGCCGAACGGCCCTTCATGGGGTCGGTGATCTTCGGGGCGACGACCTTGTCGCAGCTGGCGCATATCATCGCAGGGATGGACTTTGCCCTGACCGACGAGCTGCGCAAGGGCATCGCCGAAATCCACCGCGCCCATCCCCTGCCGTTCTGA
- a CDS encoding HAD-IIB family hydrolase → MPSDLIIFTDLDGTLLDHHSYSYAAAQSALSRVVKESFPLVLSSSKTAAEMAALARELPASPAALIVENGAGVVWSGEDTATGGRHGALMEALARVTPELRALFEGFADLGPEGVARLTGLPPAEAALASRRDWSEPGIWRGSEEARAAFLAELAAQGVTARQGGRFLTLSFGADKADRMKEVADRIAPTAHVLALGDAPNDIGMLEAADTGIIIANPHGAGIPPLPGEETGRIRRAGEGPAGWNAAVLAFIDELTSANRQA, encoded by the coding sequence TTGCCCTCTGATCTGATCATCTTCACCGACCTCGATGGCACCCTCCTGGACCATCATTCCTATAGCTACGCTGCGGCGCAGAGCGCTCTATCAAGGGTTGTCAAAGAAAGTTTTCCGCTGGTGCTGTCCAGCAGCAAGACCGCCGCAGAAATGGCCGCACTGGCCCGTGAACTGCCCGCCAGCCCCGCCGCGCTGATCGTGGAGAATGGTGCGGGCGTGGTGTGGAGCGGGGAGGATACGGCCACCGGCGGGCGCCATGGGGCGCTGATGGAGGCCCTGGCTCGGGTGACACCGGAACTTCGGGCGCTCTTCGAGGGCTTTGCCGACCTCGGGCCGGAGGGGGTGGCACGGCTGACGGGCCTGCCGCCCGCCGAAGCGGCGCTGGCATCGCGGCGCGACTGGTCCGAGCCCGGCATCTGGCGGGGCAGCGAAGAGGCCCGTGCCGCCTTTCTGGCCGAGCTTGCCGCGCAGGGTGTGACCGCGCGGCAGGGCGGCCGGTTTCTGACCCTCTCCTTCGGCGCAGACAAGGCCGACCGGATGAAGGAGGTGGCAGACCGCATCGCGCCCACAGCCCATGTTCTGGCACTCGGGGACGCGCCCAATGACATCGGGATGCTGGAGGCTGCGGACACCGGCATCATCATCGCCAACCCGCACGGCGCCGGAATCCCGCCGCTGCCCGGAGAAGAGACCGGGCGGATCCGCAGGGCGGGCGAAGGCCCTGCGGGATGGAACGCGGCGGTGCTGGCCTTCATTGACGAACTGACATCTGCCAACAGGCAGGCCTGA
- the truA gene encoding tRNA pseudouridine(38-40) synthase TruA: MPRFALKIEYNGAPFAGWQRQADLPSVQGAVEAALARLEPGQHSIAAAGRTDTGVHALGQVAHCDLARHWDPFRLSEALNYHLKPDPVAVVACAAVPDDWHARFSALARHYLFRVVVRRAPLTHDDGLAWRVMQPLSLSAMQEGAAQLIGQHDFTTFRASGCQAKSPVKTLDRLEIEELDYPGGREFRFHLSARSFLHNQVRSFVGTLERVGAGAWAPEDVGTALAARDRAACGPVCPPHGLYLRAVDYPSDPFA; encoded by the coding sequence ATGCCCCGCTTTGCACTGAAAATCGAATACAACGGCGCACCCTTCGCGGGGTGGCAGCGGCAGGCCGACCTGCCCTCGGTGCAGGGGGCGGTGGAGGCGGCGTTGGCGCGGCTGGAGCCGGGCCAGCACAGCATCGCGGCGGCAGGGCGCACCGACACCGGCGTGCATGCGCTTGGGCAGGTCGCGCATTGCGACCTGGCCAGGCACTGGGACCCGTTTCGCCTTTCGGAGGCGCTGAACTATCACCTGAAGCCCGATCCGGTCGCCGTGGTGGCCTGCGCCGCGGTGCCGGACGACTGGCACGCCCGCTTCTCGGCGTTGGCTCGGCATTACCTGTTTCGCGTCGTGGTGCGGCGTGCGCCGCTCACCCATGATGACGGGCTGGCCTGGCGGGTGATGCAGCCGCTTTCGCTCTCTGCCATGCAAGAGGGCGCGGCCCAGCTGATCGGGCAACATGACTTCACAACCTTCCGCGCCTCGGGCTGTCAGGCCAAATCGCCGGTCAAGACGCTGGACCGGCTGGAGATCGAGGAGCTGGATTACCCCGGCGGCCGAGAATTTCGCTTTCACCTCTCGGCCCGCAGTTTCCTGCACAACCAGGTCCGCAGCTTCGTGGGCACGCTGGAGCGGGTTGGCGCGGGGGCCTGGGCGCCGGAGGACGTCGGGACGGCGCTGGCGGCGCGGGACCGGGCGGCCTGCGGGCCGGTCTGCCCGCCGCATGGGCTTTACTTGAGAGCGGTGGATTACCCCTCCGACCCTTTCGCTTAG